CAACGGATTCTGCTTCCATTGGAACGGTTGGTCGGTGAGCTGTGGCACCAAGGAAGAATCGACATCGCCGTTGAGCATTACGTCACGAAGCTCATTCAGCAGAAGCTGTTCGCCGTCATGAATCAGTTGCCGGCCAACGAGCATGGTCCGCGGCTTTTGATCGCCTGCCCCGAGGGCGAGCTGCATGAAATCGGCGCTCAAGCCGTGGCGTATCTGGCTGCGACGCGCGGCTGCCATGTGTATTACTTGGGCCCCAATCTTCCGACGTCCGCTCTTGCTTCCTTCTGCGACCGAATCAAACCGGATTTGGTGCTTCTGTCCCTGACGGAAGTGAAATCGGCTGAAGAAGGAACCGGTCTCTTGCACGAACTTGACGCGCTCGCGGAACGGTGGCCCGTCGCCATCGGCGGGCAGGGAGCGCGTTCTCTGGAAGAGGCTCTGCGCCAAACCAAGGTTGAGTGCCTTGATGATCTGGCGCAATTCCAAGATCGGCTCACGGCCCTGCTGTCCGTTCACTCTCCTTTTTCCCGTTCATAGCGACGACCATCGTTTCATTCTCCCACAGGCGGACCGGTCGCGATGGGGCCTCGCACGCACCAGACCGGGAATGTGTAAAGCCTGGTCATGCTCAGGACGTTTCCCAGAAAGGCGTCCAGGTATCGAGCATACGACGGCTGATTGGCCTCGGGCACCACGGTCCAGTACGAGGTCTGGACGATGTTGAGAAAGGGATGGCCGGGAGGAATGTTGGGGCCGGGAGCATCGATCGCCGGTCCGACAAGGCTCCGCATTTCGGCGGGAGAGGGTAAACGCCATCCTTTTTGTCCGCCGATCACTCGACGAACGCAAGCGGCTCGGGCTTCGTTCCACGTGACGCGCGCGCTGTCCGGCGCAAGCTCCCAGATAAGGCCCGTTTCTTTGTCCAGCACGGCCTCGTTCTGAAAAGCGGGCAGAACCTCAAAGCGATGCTCCGCCGGGTGCGCCGCCTGCCAGTTCCGGACGATTTCCGCCATCAATTCCTCTTTTCCCACGGGCGGGCTGGCGGGCGAACTCAACAGCAGATAAGCAAGGAGAGACAGACTTCCAGCCGCGACAACGAAAGCGCCGGGGATAATCCATTTGAGATTCATTGCCGTGCAGCGGCGGGACGAGATGAAGACCAACGCCCAAGGCGTCGTGCCTGAGACAAGCGTTAACCGTTGCGGTTGTCTCCGGCACTCCGCCTGCTCCGAGTCCAGGATATTCTTCTCTCAGCTCCTGGGTCAAGGAGAGGCCCGGCGGAGCTCGTGGCCGGCCTGTGTGCTGACAGGGAGTCGCAGCATCGGACCGCCGTGAGGAAATCTCATTCCAATAAGATCGGTCGCACGAGACCAGCTCGCTCGAAAACGAGGGCGCATGATGCTGACGGGACGGGCGGGGGTAAATAACGCCCGCTTGTCATGACTCCCGAAGGATATCTCGACAGGGGCGCCTCTCTCTTGATACCCTGTGCTCCTATGGCTCGGAACTCACGAAAGCCGTCCGGCTTCCGGTCGGCCGATCGACAGTCGACAAGGATGACGACATCCTCCGACGATCGGGTCTCTTCGTTGGAGATCTACGACACCACTCTGCGCGACGGGGCCCAGGCGGAGGACGTCAGCTTCTCGGTGGACGACAAAGTGCGGATCGCCCAGAAACTCGACGAACTCGGCGTGCATTTCATTGAAGGAGGTTGGCCGGGAGCCAATCCAAAAGACATCGAATTTTTCAGGATCATCAAAACGATCCCACTGACGTATGCGACCGTCGTCGCGTTCGGTTCCACGAGGAAGGCCAGCAATCCCGTTCACAAGGATCGGAATCTGCAAGCCCTGCTGGCGGCGGACACGAAGACGATCACGCTGTTCGGAAAAACCTGGCCGTTGCACGTGACCGACGCGCTCGGCATTTCGCTGGCGAAAAATCTCGAGTTGGTCGAAGACTCCATCGCCTATCTGCGGGAGAAGGGCCGGCGGGTGTTTTACGACGCGGAGCACTTCTTCGACGGCTACAAGGAAAACCCGGAGTATGCCCTCAAGACCATTCAAAAAGCGGTGAAAGCCGGCGCGGATCGGGTGATCCTCTGCGACACCAACGGCGGGACCATGCCGTGGGAAATCCGCCGGATTTGCGAGGCCGTCCGGCGCGAATGCCGGGTGCCGCTGGGGATTCATGCGCACAATGATTGCGACATGGCCGTCGCCAATTCGCTGGTGGCCGTCGAAACCGGCATCGTGCAAGTCCAGGGGACGATCAACGGCATCGGCGAACGATGCGGGAACGCGAATCTCTGCTCGATCATTCCCAATCTGGAATTGAAGATGAAGCGGCGCGCGCTTCCGGATCGTCTGGAACGCCTCAAAGACGTATCCGGGTTCGTGACGGAAATCGCCAACCTGATGCCCGACAAGCATCAACCCTACGTCGGCGACGCGGCGTTCGCCCATAAAGGAGGGGTTCACATCCACGCCGTGCTCAAAAACCCCGCGACGTACGAACACATCGATCCGACGACAGTCGGCAACCGGCAACGGGTTCTGGTGTCCGATAACGCGGGGCGCAGCGGTCTCTTGGAAAAGGTCGAAACCTACGGGATCAAGCTTTCCAAAGATCACGCCAAGGTTCAGGAACTGGTCAATACCCTGAAGGAGCGTGAAAGCCAGGGCTATCAATTTGAAGGGGCGGAAGGGTCCTTCGAGCTGCTGATGCGCAAAACGGTGGGGAGCCATAAACCGTCTTTCCAGCTCTTGGGTTTTCGGGTGATCGTCGAAAAGAAACAGGAGGACGGTCCCCCTCTGTCGGAAGCGACCGTCATGGTCAAAGTCGGCGACGTGGTTGAGCACACGGCGGCCGTGGGGGCCGGTCCGGTGAATGCGTTGGACCACGCCCTGCGCAAGTCTCTTGAGAAATTCTATCCGCAACTCAAAGAGGTGAAACTCCTCGATTACAAGGTGCGTGTCCTGGCCGCGAACCAAGGGACTCAGTCCAAAGTCCGGGTCTTGATCGAATCGGGGGACCACAAAGACAAGTGGGGGACGGTCGGCGTCTCCGAAAATATCATTGAGGCGAGTTGGCAGGCATTGGCCGACAGCATCGAATATAAATTGCTGTCCGCCGACGAGCGGAGCGAGGCGGGCACCCCTTCGCATTATTTGTCTTGACAGCCATCCTAACCTTCCGTAAATTCTGATGAAACTCCACGTTCATCCTGGTTGGCAATCAGGGTGACTCATGAGACCACGAGCGGGGCTGAGGAGCGGGCGGCTGGAGGGTCGTTATGAGAAAGGCGGACATTGCGAACGAAATCTTCAAGCAGGTTGGAATCCCGAAGAACGAAGCGGCCGACATCGTCGAGCACGTGTTGAATCTTCTGAAGTCCGTGCTGCAAAAGGGAGAGTCAGTGAAGATTGCAGGGTTCGGAAATTTCGTCGTGCGAAACAAGGGCCCTCGCAAGGGTCGAAACCCTCGCACCGGAGAAGAAATCGGTATCACTCCGCGCCGAGTCGTGACCTTCAGACCGAGCCAAGTGTTTAAGAAGTACGTGAACTCGTAGCAGGGCGCCGGAACGTCGCCGCCCGGTTCGTTTGTCTATCCCTCAGTGATGACCGAAACGCCGCGTAAACGCGCAGTGCGCGCAGAAGGCCCGGCTCGTCGGTGGGAGTTTCAGTTACCTGGCGGTGCTCCAAGGCGGCTCGACAAGGTCGAATCGCACTCCGTAAGAGGAGAACAGAGGGCCGGTCATGGGAGGAGAACCCAGGCTGGGGAGCAAAATCTTCTATAAAATCGGAGAGGTCAGTCGACTGACGAAAGTCCCCGCTTACGTGCTTCGCTTCTGGGAATCGCAGTTCGCTTTCATCAAGCCCAAAAAAAGCAGCGGCAATCAGCGGTTGTACGTTCAACGGGACATCGAGACGATTCTGGAAATCAAGCGCATGCTCTATGAGGAAGGACATACCTTGGAGGGCGTGAAGCGGTACTGGATCCGTCGCGCGCGGGCTTCCTCGAGGCCGTTGCCTCCCCGAGAAGTCGCCAAGAAACTCAGGGGCGACCTTCAAGCGATCGTGGAAATGATCGATTCGCATTCTCGGTGAGAGCGCGATGAGAGAGCTGAGCGTGCCCATTGTGTTTCCAAGAGCGTGTACAGGACAATGCCGGCATTGAAATGAACATCCAGTCGGGGCGTGGCGCAGCCCGGTAGCGCACTCGCTTGGGGTGCGAGTGGTCGTGGGTTCAAATCCCGCCGCCCCGACCAACGATGTGAGATGCCGAGCGTCGATCGAGGTCTAAAGGAGCGGCGCTCGGAAGTTCATCTGTTCCCGTCAACGCACGAGTCGCCGTCTGGCGGCTTTTTTATTGTATCGGAGCCATGCGCATCCTTGTGACCAATGACGACGGCATTCAATCGGCCGGTCTCATGGCGCTGGCCGACGCCATGGCGAAGCTCGGCGAGGTATGGATCGTCGCTCCGGATCGCGAACGGACGGCCGCGGCCCACGCGGTGACTCTTCACAAACCCCTGCGGGTTCATCCTCTCGGAAAACGAACCTATTCCGTCAGCGGCACGCCGGTCGATTGCGTCAACTTGGCGGTTTTGAAAATCATGCCGGAACCGCCCCAACTGGTCGTCTCCGGAATCAACCGAGGGGTGAATTTGGGCGATGACGTGCTCTACTCGGGAACCGTGTCCGCCGCCGTGGAGGGAACGATCCTGGGGGTGGCGTCGATGGCCGTGTCGCAAGAAGGAGGGGATCGGTTTCGTTTTGAGGTCGGGGCATATTTTTCAGCCCGCGTCGCGCGGATGATTCTTGAGAAGGGGGTGCCGGAAGAGACGCTCGTCAACCTGAACATTCCGGATCGTCCGCTTCGGTCCATCGCGGGCGTTCGCGTCACGGCTCTCAGTCGCAGGCGATTCGATAATCCGATCATCGAGAAAGTCGATCCCCATGGTCGTACTTATTATTGGATCGCCGGGACCCGCCTTTCCTGGAGTCGCAGTAAAGATTCGGATCATGAGGCGATCGCCGAGGGGGCCGTCTCCTTGACCCCCCTCCGGCTCGATACGACGAATTATGATGCGCTGGACCGGTTCCGAGCGTGGGAGTCCGAGCTGCGGGCCGGGAGCAGTCGATCCCGAGGTTCCGCGTCCGGGCGGTTGAAGGGGCGGCGCCGATCATGATCGGACGGGCCATCGAATGGATTCTTGCCGAACTCAGCAAGTTCGTCATCGAGACGATTTCGCTGTTCGGCTACACCGGGATCGTGATCACGATGGCCATCGAAAGCGCCTGTATCCCCCTGCCGAGCGAAATCATCATGCCCTTCTCCGGCTATCTTGTGGGGACCGGCCAATTCACGATGCTGGGGGTGACGCTCGCCGGATCCGTCGGCAACGTCATCGGGTCGATCGTCGCCTACTGGGCCGGCGTGTGGGGCGGCCGGCCGTTTGTCGAGCGGTATGGACGCTACGTGCTGATCTCCCGCCATGATCTGGACGTGGCCGATCGATGGTTCGCCAAATACGGAGAAGCCGCGGTGCTGTTCAGCCGGATGTTGCCCGTCGTGCGGACTTTTATCTCGTTGCCGGCGGGCATCGCCCGGATGAATTTCCCTCGGTTCGTCCTCTTCACGTTCGTGGGCGCCCTTCCGTGGTGCTACCTGCTTGCCTATATCGGCGTCCGTATGGGCGAGGAGTGGGACGGTCTTCGGCAGTATTTCCATCAATTCGACGTGATCATCGGATTGTTCCTGGCGCTGGCCCTGGGCTATTTCCTGTGGTCGCACTGGCCGAGGCGTCGCGTTGAATCCGGACGGTAAGCCCATGCTCCATCTTTTTAACACCCTGACGGGAAAGCGGGAGCCGTTTAAGCCGTTCGAGCCTCGAAAGGTCGGGATGTACGTCTGCGGAGTGACCGTCTACGACTATTGCCACATCGGTCACGCGCGGAGCGCGCTGGTCTTCGACGTCTTGCGACGGTATTTGGAGTATAGCGGCTACACCGTGACGTTCGTGAAAAATTTCACCGACGTGGACGATAAGATCATCAAGCGGGCTCACGAGCAGGGGGTGACGTGCGAGACGATCACGAAGCAGTATATCGAGGCCTACTATGAAGACATGGGGAAGCTGGGCATCAGACGCGCCACGGAGGAGCCCAAGGCCACGGAGCATATTGAGGAGATCGTCCGGCTGACGGAAGCCCTGATCGACAAAGGGCTGGCCTACGTTGTGGACGGCGACGTGTATTTCCACGTCGCCCACTATCCGGCCTATGGACGGCTGTCCAAACGGCGGCTGGAAGACCTTCAGGCCGGCGCTCGCGTGGAAATCGATGAGCGCAAACGTCACCCGATGGATTTCGCCCTCTGGAAACGCAGCAAGGCCGGCGAGCCCTCCTGGCCCAGTCCCTGGGGGCCGGGCCGGCCCGGGTGGCACATCGAATGTTCCGCGATGTCGATCAAACACCTGGGGGAGACATTTGACATTCACGGCGGAGGGATGGATCTCATCTTCCCGCACCACGAAAACGAGATCGCTCAATCCTGCGGCGCGACGGGAAAGGAATTCGCCCGGTTCTGGGTGCACAACGGCTTCGTCCAGATCAATCAGGAGAAGATGTCGAAATCGCTCGGCAACTTCTTCACGATCCGTGAGATCTTCGCCAAGTCCGACTGGCCGGAGCCGGTCACGGGAGAAGTCCTCCGCTATTTTCTGTTGTCCACCCAGTATCGAGGACCGGTTGATTTTTCAGACCGGGCGATGAAAGAAGCGAAGAACGCCCTGAACGGATTCTATGACCTGTTCGAACGGCTGAAGGAGCCGAACGGCTCGGAGGCGGAAGGCGACGGTGTGCTCGCCGCCGCTGCCGAGCAAGCAACGACGTCGTTCGTTCGGGCGATGGACGACGACCTCAACACGCCCATGGCTCTTGCGGCGTTGCAGGGATTGCGCGGCGAGGTCAACAAGTTGCTCGAAAAAGGATTGTCGAGCCGAGGACGAGCGCGGGCCAGAGAGACCTTCCGCTCGCTCGGCGACGTGCTGGGGCTGTTTCAGTTGAACGCGTGGCAGTTCGGAGACTCTTCTGCCGGCGCGGTCTCATCTCAAGCCGGTGGCGCGACAGCCGATCAAGCCGCGTTGACCGATGAAGAGATCGACCGCCTGTTGATGGAACGACGAGAGGCTCGCGCCCAAAAGAATTTCAAACGGGCCGACGAGATTCGTCGGTCGCTCGCGGCTCAAGGCATCATGATCGAGGACAAGCCCGATGGGACAAGCCGGTGGAAACGCTGACGGGCGGGAAATCCTTTACGGATTGCACGCGGTTCGGGAGGCGATACGGGCCGGCGCGCGGCCGATTCGACGGATCTTGGTGCTGCGGACGGATCGGCAGTTCGGCGATCTCGTAAAGGCCGCCAAGGCCAAGCACGTTCCCGTCCACGTCGAGCCTCCTGCGGTCTTCCATCGGCTCGTTCCCCATGGCAAACACCAGGGGGTCATCGCCTTCGTCGCGGCCAAGCCCTACAGCACGACCGACGACATTGTGAAGCAAGCTCGCGCGAAGGGCGAGCCGCCCCTTCTTCTCCTGCTCGACGGAGTGGAGGATCCCCATAACCTGGGTGCGGCGTTGCGGACCGCAGAGGCGGCCGGTGTCCACGGGGTCTTCATTCCGGAGCGGCGAGCGGTCGGCCTGACCCCGGTGGTCGCCAAAGCATCGGCGGGCGCCATCGACCATGTGGCGGTCTGTCAAGTCACGAACCTGACCCGTCTCATTGACGATCTCAAAGAAGAGGGGATCTGGGTCTATGCGGTGGAATCGACCGCGACGACGCGCTACGCCGCCGTCGACATGACGGGCCCCGTTGCGTTCGTCTTTGGAGGAGAAGGGGAGGGGATTAGACCGGGCGTGCTGAAGGCCTGTGACGGGCGCATCAGCATCCCGATGAAAGGCCGAGTTGCGTCGTTGAACGTGTCGGCCGCCCTCGCCGTCGTCCTCTATGAGGCCGTGCGACAGCGAGGGGAGAACAAGCCGGTTCCACGATCACTTGATTTTGAGCATGCCTCCTTCGATCGCGGCTTTGAGCAGTTGGGCGGTGTTTGAGACGCGCAATTTTTTCATCATGTTGGAGCGGTGAGCCTCGACGGTTTTCACGCTGATCTTGAGTCGCTGGCCGATCTCCTTATTCTTGAAACCGGCCCAAATCAGTTCGAGAATCTCCTGTTCACGCGCGGTGAGTGATTCCGGTCGTTTTGCCCTGGGCGGCGGTTCGAGATCCGCCGGCCTTCGAGCCCTGGGCTTCCCGTTTGTCTTGGACATAATGGTTGGTTCTCCTTTGATCCGCTGAAGTTTTGGATATACTGTTCGTCGAACAACAAGCTGGCGACACCTCCTTGTTACAAAATTATAAAAACCCTTACAGGGTAAAGTAAACCAAGGCCGTTAAGATCCGGTAATTCTACTTACTTTATTCTGTCAGAGATGGCGCATGAACGGGTGTGGTGGGTCGAAGGTCTTAGACGTTGTGCGCATGAGGTTCTGCGGATGGTTGCGTGGTATGTGATTGCCGGCCTCGTTGGCGCGCTGGTCGGGAGCTTCCTGAACGTGTGCATCTATCGATTGCCAAGGCGCGAATCGATCGTGTGGCCCGGCTCTCACTGCCCCGCCTGTTCACACCCCATCGCCTGGTACGACAATATTCCGCTGGCGAGCTATCTCGTGCTTGTCGGCCGCTGTCGATCCTGTTCCGTACCCATCCCGTGGCGCTATCCGGTCGTGGAGAGCCTCAATGCGGCGGGCTACATCGTGTTGCTCTGGTACTTCGGCCTCGGATGGCCTACCGCCGCGTATGCCCTGCTCTATTCCCTGCTCATCGTCGTGGCCGGAACGGACCTGTCTCACAAGATCATTCCGAACGCGATTACGCTGCCTGGCACGGCGGTCGGTCTTCTCAGTTCCGCAACCGTCCTGTCGACCGGCTTGGTGAACGGGCTTATCGGGATGGTGGTCGGCGGGGGGCTCTTGTGGCTTCTCGCCTGGCTCAGCCCCTATCTATTCGGAAAGGAAGGAATGGGCGGAGGCGATATCAAGCTGATGGCCATGATCGGCGCCTTTCTCGGCTGGAAGCCGGCGCTTCTGACGATTATGGTGGGATCACTGCTCGGATCCCTGGTCGGCCTGACGCTGATCGGCACACGCGTGATTTCTCGGCAGGACTACATCCCATTCGGTCCCTTCCTCGTCTGCGGAGCCTTGATCGCTCTGTTTTTTGGACAACCTCTGTTGAACTGGTATCAAGGATTGCTCTTGGGATAACGTTCCTCCGGCGCCTGTTCCAAGACGTCGCGCTTCATCCTGTATCTCTTCCTCACCGGCCTGTATCCGAATTGTTTCCGAGAAAAAGGAACATCGTGTCCAAGCCGATGGTCACGCCGCGCGCGATTCCTCGCCGAACCGGCACAATCATCCCATAATCTCAGCCGGTTGACGAAAAGCCCATTACCATCGGGTCTCGCCCATCGCTCAAAAACCGAGAGAGACCGCACGGCATACAGTTTGAGAAAGGCGTGTGTCGAACGTGCACTTCTCGGCGGAAGCAGGGTTTCATGACTCAGCAAGGCAAAACGCTTTTGGAACTGATCGTCACGCTTGCCGTGCTGGGCGTCCTCTCGGCTTTGGCCTGGCCGAACCTCGCCCATCTGTACGCGCAGATGCAGCTCCAAACCGTGACGACGGAAGTCGCCTCGGAACTGCGGTTGGCCAGACAGTTGGCGGTCACGCGCCGCGACAGAGTGATGGTGACGTTGATGCGAGAGGGAGAATCGCTGGTGGTCGGATTTCTTCAGGAGCCGAACGCGCACCATGTCTATCGCTACGGGCGGAGGGGCGTGACGATCGATGAACCGAGCGGCGGAGACCGCGTCGTGTTCTATCCGAGCGGTCGGACCGCGACGGCCACCACGATTCGTTTGCGGAACAAAGAAGGCCGCACGAGAGAAGTGACGGTGGGATTCAACGGGCGGGTGACTGTCAGATGACGCAGATGACGCGGAAACGAGAAGAAGGCGGCCTGTTGCTGGAAACGATGATCGCCGCCGTGATCGCCGGCATCGCGTTTGCGGGAACGATGGGCGCCGTGGAAGTCGCGGTCCGGTTTGTTCGTCACGCGGACTTGATGACCAAGGCGCAATCGGTCGTTCAGTCCCGGTTGGAAGAGAAACGCTCGGTCGGCTGGAAATTTCTGTTGGAGGAGGATTCCGATCGAGACGGCGCGCCGGACACGGTGATGAGAGATGACGGCCTGGGGGCCGATCAGGCGGCCGGGGATGGAATGTATTCCGCCATGGCCGACCATGACGGGCTGACCGAAGTGTGGACGATCGAAGCGAATCGTCCCGGCCCGCTCGCGTCGGCCGGCACGGTGACCGTCCGATCGATCGTCACGTTTGAGGGACCAAACGGCCGACGGGAGCTGCGCATGGAGACGATCAGGGCGAATCCGGTGTTCGTCGGAAGCTCGCAACGGTGAATGAGAACATGAGCGCGTAGGAAGGCGCGAGAATCATGAGAAACCGTCTCTCCGACCCAAGCGGCCTGTGTTTAACCGAATTGATGATCGGCATGGCCGCCGCTCTTCTCATCCTCGCCGCCTCTCTGGAAGTTCTGTATCTGGGGCAAAAGGCGGTCGGAGCCGGCAGTCGGACAATCGCGCAGCAGCAGGACCGCCGACTCGGTTTGGAAGTGTTCGAGCAGGAAGTGCGTCTGGCCACGCCGGAATCCTTGCTGGTGATCGGTCGGGATACCGTGGAATTTTCGGCGAACGTCCATGCCCGGCACACCAATATCACGGTGCCCGTGGAACAGGGGCAAACGGCTCTCCCCGTACTTGATGGAAGAAACTGGGAAAGAGGCAAATTTGTGAAGCTCTGCGCGGAACGGCGCTGTGAAACCCATCGCCTTGCCCGTGATGGTCAGCGAAGCCAGTTGTTCCTGGAGAGCCCGGTGAGCGGTTCATATCCCATCGGTGCCTCCGTCGAAATGCGGAACCGCGTCACCTATTACACAAGGACCGGAGGATCGGTCAGGCTGATGCGCATGGTTGACGGGGGCGCCGGTGCGTTGATCGCCGATTTGAAGGCGGTGAGGTTTTTCTATCGGGACCAGAGGGGGCTGGCCACGAACGATCCGTCGGCGGTGGCCCGCGTCATCATAGAGATCGAGCCGGCCGATTCCTCGCGGGTCGAACGACGAACGGTGGCGCTCCGATCGTGAGAAGAAAAATGTCGAAAAATGGCCTCCCGATAAAATCCGGCGAGAGAGGCGTGGCGCTGGTGGTCTCCCTTGTGATCGCTCTTTCCCTCGCGATTATGGGGGTGACGTTGTTGGAGTTGGTGTGGCAAGAATCGTTGAGCGCGGACGTCGGGAAAAAGTCGGTCGTCGCGCAACAGTTGGCCGATGCGGCCGGCGAGATCGTGATCGGATGGTTTCATGATCCCGAAACCGCTCCGCCCCAAGTCGCCAGGGTCTTGGAAAAGCGCTTCGTTTCAATCGATGGAGCCCCGACGTTTTTCGACCGGAACGGACAATCGCAATTTGCGGGGACTGCCGAGCGCCCGGACGTCGTCTTGGACGCATCGGATCCCGTGCACGATGGCCTGCTGAACGATCCCGATTTGGGCCTCTTCCGAAGCGTGGCCGAATCAGGAACGGTTCGGCTGTTGAAGCTCTATGCTCCCATGAAGCCGGGTCTACTGTGCACGGTCGAGGTGACGGTGGAAACGAACCATCCGACCCCCTTCCCGACGCCGTTCCGGCAATCAATCGGCATGCAGTTGGAAGCGTTGGAACTTCCGGTGTTACGAAGGGGGGTGCAGGCCGGGGGCAACCTTGATCTCCTGTCGGATGATCGATCGATCAGCGGGGTCCACTGGGCGTCGGTCGCGGCCGGGGGAGATGTCGTCATCCGACGTATCGAAGACGTCCCGGCGTTCAACCCTGCGGCCTCCGTGACGGGACAAAGCTACGGCGAGAGTTCGGCTCTTGAAGACCGCTGGATGCATCTGTGGGCCGGAGGACTGATTCGAGAAGTCGAGCCGACGCCTGGCTCCATGGGAATTCTTCCTCCGAACGTCCATTCCCGACAGATTCCAGTACCGGGGATGCCGTTCGAGGAATGGAGCTACGAGCAACTCAAGCAAACCGCGATGAGGTTCGGGAGTTACTATGTGCCGGGCTCGGATGGACTTCTCTATGAGGATGGAAATATGCAGGCGGGGAGAGGTTTGTCCCCTCGCCAGGTCTTCTCTTCGCAGCAGGTTGGAGATCAACGGGGCTTGATTTTCGTCGACACCCTCGATCGGACCGCTCCGCGTACGGACAATATGAGCGCCATCGAGATCAATGCCGGCTATTTCGAGGGAGTCGCGGTCGTCCAGGGGCATGTGCGGCTCAATCTTTCCGGCGCGGGAAATCGACTCAAGGTTCAAAGCCCGCGCGAAAACGGGGGCGGTCGGATGACCGTCGACCTTTCCGGTATCCATCTTAACGGCGTGTTGTACGCGGCGGGAAACATCGTGGTCGAGAGCCCTGTCAAGGTGCACGGAGCGGTGATTGCCGAAGGAGACATCAGAGCGCCGGATGGTCAGGGTCGACTGGAGGTCTGGCATGACGACGACATGAGCTGGAGCCTGTTTCG
This sequence is a window from Candidatus Nitrospira inopinata. Protein-coding genes within it:
- a CDS encoding MerR family transcriptional regulator; the protein is MKNHRIHRVAKLTGLSRDVIRVWEKRYGLVKPLRSANRYREYTDEDVALLRFLKEEVDRGQTIGSLAIEGRDSLLQRMRLCAAPKLQELTPHKSLLDELVACLDPLDKARFEHKLNGAVAVIPFEEAIQRILLPLERLVGELWHQGRIDIAVEHYVTKLIQQKLFAVMNQLPANEHGPRLLIACPEGELHEIGAQAVAYLAATRGCHVYYLGPNLPTSALASFCDRIKPDLVLLSLTEVKSAEEGTGLLHELDALAERWPVAIGGQGARSLEEALRQTKVECLDDLAQFQDRLTALLSVHSPFSRS
- the rlmB gene encoding 23S rRNA (guanosine(2251)-2'-O)-methyltransferase RlmB, which gives rise to MGQAGGNADGREILYGLHAVREAIRAGARPIRRILVLRTDRQFGDLVKAAKAKHVPVHVEPPAVFHRLVPHGKHQGVIAFVAAKPYSTTDDIVKQARAKGEPPLLLLLDGVEDPHNLGAALRTAEAAGVHGVFIPERRAVGLTPVVAKASAGAIDHVAVCQVTNLTRLIDDLKEEGIWVYAVESTATTRYAAVDMTGPVAFVFGGEGEGIRPGVLKACDGRISIPMKGRVASLNVSAALAVVLYEAVRQRGENKPVPRSLDFEHASFDRGFEQLGGV
- a CDS encoding MerR family transcriptional regulator; the encoded protein is MGGEPRLGSKIFYKIGEVSRLTKVPAYVLRFWESQFAFIKPKKSSGNQRLYVQRDIETILEIKRMLYEEGHTLEGVKRYWIRRARASSRPLPPREVAKKLRGDLQAIVEMIDSHSR
- a CDS encoding integration host factor subunit alpha; translation: MRKADIANEIFKQVGIPKNEAADIVEHVLNLLKSVLQKGESVKIAGFGNFVVRNKGPRKGRNPRTGEEIGITPRRVVTFRPSQVFKKYVNS
- the surE gene encoding 5'/3'-nucleotidase SurE, which gives rise to MRILVTNDDGIQSAGLMALADAMAKLGEVWIVAPDRERTAAAHAVTLHKPLRVHPLGKRTYSVSGTPVDCVNLAVLKIMPEPPQLVVSGINRGVNLGDDVLYSGTVSAAVEGTILGVASMAVSQEGGDRFRFEVGAYFSARVARMILEKGVPEETLVNLNIPDRPLRSIAGVRVTALSRRRFDNPIIEKVDPHGRTYYWIAGTRLSWSRSKDSDHEAIAEGAVSLTPLRLDTTNYDALDRFRAWESELRAGSSRSRGSASGRLKGRRRS
- the cysS gene encoding cysteine--tRNA ligase, whose product is MLHLFNTLTGKREPFKPFEPRKVGMYVCGVTVYDYCHIGHARSALVFDVLRRYLEYSGYTVTFVKNFTDVDDKIIKRAHEQGVTCETITKQYIEAYYEDMGKLGIRRATEEPKATEHIEEIVRLTEALIDKGLAYVVDGDVYFHVAHYPAYGRLSKRRLEDLQAGARVEIDERKRHPMDFALWKRSKAGEPSWPSPWGPGRPGWHIECSAMSIKHLGETFDIHGGGMDLIFPHHENEIAQSCGATGKEFARFWVHNGFVQINQEKMSKSLGNFFTIREIFAKSDWPEPVTGEVLRYFLLSTQYRGPVDFSDRAMKEAKNALNGFYDLFERLKEPNGSEAEGDGVLAAAAEQATTSFVRAMDDDLNTPMALAALQGLRGEVNKLLEKGLSSRGRARARETFRSLGDVLGLFQLNAWQFGDSSAGAVSSQAGGATADQAALTDEEIDRLLMERREARAQKNFKRADEIRRSLAAQGIMIEDKPDGTSRWKR
- the cimA gene encoding citramalate synthase codes for the protein MTTSSDDRVSSLEIYDTTLRDGAQAEDVSFSVDDKVRIAQKLDELGVHFIEGGWPGANPKDIEFFRIIKTIPLTYATVVAFGSTRKASNPVHKDRNLQALLAADTKTITLFGKTWPLHVTDALGISLAKNLELVEDSIAYLREKGRRVFYDAEHFFDGYKENPEYALKTIQKAVKAGADRVILCDTNGGTMPWEIRRICEAVRRECRVPLGIHAHNDCDMAVANSLVAVETGIVQVQGTINGIGERCGNANLCSIIPNLELKMKRRALPDRLERLKDVSGFVTEIANLMPDKHQPYVGDAAFAHKGGVHIHAVLKNPATYEHIDPTTVGNRQRVLVSDNAGRSGLLEKVETYGIKLSKDHAKVQELVNTLKERESQGYQFEGAEGSFELLMRKTVGSHKPSFQLLGFRVIVEKKQEDGPPLSEATVMVKVGDVVEHTAAVGAGPVNALDHALRKSLEKFYPQLKEVKLLDYKVRVLAANQGTQSKVRVLIESGDHKDKWGTVGVSENIIEASWQALADSIEYKLLSADERSEAGTPSHYLS
- a CDS encoding Lcl C-terminal domain-containing protein — translated: MNLKWIIPGAFVVAAGSLSLLAYLLLSSPASPPVGKEELMAEIVRNWQAAHPAEHRFEVLPAFQNEAVLDKETGLIWELAPDSARVTWNEARAACVRRVIGGQKGWRLPSPAEMRSLVGPAIDAPGPNIPPGHPFLNIVQTSYWTVVPEANQPSYARYLDAFLGNVLSMTRLYTFPVWCVRGPIATGPPVGE
- a CDS encoding DedA family protein, with the translated sequence MIGRAIEWILAELSKFVIETISLFGYTGIVITMAIESACIPLPSEIIMPFSGYLVGTGQFTMLGVTLAGSVGNVIGSIVAYWAGVWGGRPFVERYGRYVLISRHDLDVADRWFAKYGEAAVLFSRMLPVVRTFISLPAGIARMNFPRFVLFTFVGALPWCYLLAYIGVRMGEEWDGLRQYFHQFDVIIGLFLALALGYFLWSHWPRRRVESGR
- a CDS encoding response regulator transcription factor encodes the protein MSKTNGKPRARRPADLEPPPRAKRPESLTAREQEILELIWAGFKNKEIGQRLKISVKTVEAHRSNMMKKLRVSNTAQLLKAAIEGGMLKIK